Genomic segment of Bos taurus isolate L1 Dominette 01449 registration number 42190680 breed Hereford chromosome X, ARS-UCD2.0, whole genome shotgun sequence:
CTGAGAGAATTATGGAGTGACCAGCTGACAGTGGAGAGTGTAGCCCACACGACAGGGCTACATTCGATGTTGACAATGACAGCCTGTCCTGACATAATCACAGCCAGCCAGAGGGCCCAAGCTGGCTTCCTGGGCGATGGTCAGATGATTTCCCCCAGGGGATTCGGAGCTGCTCCCAGGGCCAGGGTAGATGGAGAGCCTGGCTACTGGACAGACTGATGGTGTGATGAAGGGAATGGCAGGCTGGCTGACAGCAGCATAGCTGTTGTCAACGCCATTTGTCTGCCTCGGGGGCCTCGCAGCTGGCCCGAAATCAAGAATGGATGCTGCTACTGACAGACTGACAGCATGAATGGCGGGCGGGGGTCGGATGAGACAGTGGTAGTGGTAATGGATTTCAGTTGGGCGACTGCCCGAGCAGCTGTATGCGGCGGCAGTCCACCTGGGGAGTCACGGACTGCTTGGGGTTAAAATATGGTGACGGACTGACTGACGGCGGTAATTGGGGGTCTGACAGGACGGAGAATCCCCTCTTGAGGCTAGCTGACAACGTGATTGGCTGACAGCGTGACAGACAGACCGGCGTACGGGCAGGGCGACCGGCGTACGGGCACGGCCTCCGGCAACCTCAGCCGCCCTTGCTGCCGCTGCCGCCCCTCAGACGCACTCTCGCAAAGCACTGGCGAGCACCCGCCTTCGGGACCGAGCCGAGTGGCTGGGAGGGGTCCCGTCACGGCTCGCCGGTTGGTCCGCGCAGGCGCTGCTCGCTGCGCGGCGCGGCCAATAGGCTGCGCGTTCTCGGCCACGCCCGCGCGAGCTCTCTTCTCGCGAGGCCGGTTAGGCCCGAATGTCGTTAGCCGTGGGGAAAGATGGCGGAAAATTTAAAAGGTGAAGCAGTGGCGGCAGCGACGCGGGCCCGCTGGCAGGCTGGGTGGGCTGGAGGGGTGGCGTCGCGGACTCGGGGCCCCCGGCGTCCGAGGCCACCGGGCCGGGAGCCGGAAGGTCGGCGCCAAAAGGCTGGGGCTCGAGGCGCGCGGGCCTGGCGCGCGGGGCTGGGCggggctgaggggagggggcGCGTGCCTTGGAACACGGCGGGCGCGGGGCTAAGTGGGGACGCGAGAGGGGGGCGCGCGCCGCAGATTGCGGCCTGACGGTGCGCGCACGCGCGGGGGCTTGTTGGGGGAGGCCGCGCCCGCGCGCGGGAAAATTGGCCGCCGGTGACCGTTACCCTCTTGGTGTCCACGCGAGACGccggaaggggaggggagggaaggggacgGACCTCCTTTTCAGAGTTGGGGGACAGGGGATTCTTCAGGGGGAGGGTATCTGCTCGCAGCGTGACGGGGGAAGGATTTGAGGCAGAGAGAACTCTCCCAGGAAGAGGGGAAGAGGACTTCCCTAATGGGAGAGCTGGGCTCCCTCACGCGCAGGCAAAGACGGGTGACTCAGTGTGTTGGGGAAGGTGGGCCCCTCTGGATGAGGGAAGCTGCGGGGAGGATGGGTTCCACAGGTGTGAGGGGGAGCTCTGAGGGTAGGAGAGTCCACCTGTGGTCAGTGCAGAGACAGCAACATATGTGAGTTGGGATCACATTAGTTGGGGCTTCAAATGCAACTTTGCAAGGGAAGAGGCATCATAGGGAAAGGAAGGCGTGGGCACAGGCCGAGTCTCCACTAGGCCTGTCTTAAGAGGAGGGGTGGAAATGCACACGTAATAATTTTGCAGAGCTCTTGTACATTTGTAGGTTGACATCTAGAGTATTTAACCATGAGTTTCGGTTTTTGTAATGGAAGgtagaaaatattaaacatttttaaaagatgaaacagGATGAGGACTGACTGATTACATTTGGAACAAGGGTTTTGTGAAATGATTTGATAAAATGGCTTCTAAAGCACAGCAATTAAGAATATGCCTTGAACCAAAAGAagccttttaaattaaaaaatctgtCCTGAAAAATTTTGGTACCCCCCCCCCCAACCTATTTGTTCTGTCCTTGAATTCAGAGCACACTCCTTTGGGCGAGCTTTACCCCTCAGAGAAATATGAATGAGATAGAAAATCAAAATGCAGCCTGAAAAAATATATCTTATGGATTTAAGGCACCCACATGAATCATTTGGGGAAGCTTCCTGTAATCTAATATCACTTCACAGTCTCTTATTCTTAATTCCAAAATCCAAAAAGCCCTGAAACCTTAAATTTGGTGTCATTCAGTGGCAAAATTAGGCTATCACTGCCACTATCTTGCATCTTTCTCTTATTCAGTGTGAAAATTCACACTTTTTCTGCAGAACTGTTAATGTGTTTGATTATGGGTTGATGCCCTTGACCACACTAGGGCTGTATTAGGGAATGTAGGGGATATACCTAGAACTTCACTTGTAAAATACCCCAAAAGGAATTTGGATTCTAAAACATCTGGCACCAGGAGTTACAGATGAGATTATGGACCAGTCTTTCCAGTTAATGCCTTTGTCTGGTGCCCTGGAGGCTTTAATCCCATCCCTACCCACCCACCTTGGGACAGTGCACCCTACTGAGATGGTGATTGTGCTCTTTCTTTTGCAAAGTGGGGAGAAGGACAATTAGGTCCTGAACTCCTAGGAGGTTTGCAGGCAGTTTAAAGAATGGTATAGATGGAGCTTAAAGCTCCGGAGTCCGGGTGGGGAATAGATTTCCTTTACGACCATCCGTGCATCAGAAACCACTTGGAAGTCTGCTGCTCCAGGGTAAGCCTTGGACAGTGGGCACTGGGGTAGATGGGAGTGGCACATCTTTGTTGTAGAAGGGTCTTAGCATTGGGAAGGCCTGTGGATTAAATTTCACTGACTCTGAGGTAGTCCTTTGGAAGTCCCAGGGATGATTTGGGGTCCTCTTTGACCCCTGGCCTCATCAGGATGCCCAGCAATAGTTCTTTCTGGCCCTCTTTGTTCTAGGCTGCAGTGTGTGTTGCAAATCTTCTTGGAATCAGCTACAGGACCTGTGCCGCCTGGCCAAGCTCTCCTGCCCTGCCCTTGGCATCTCCAAGAGGAACCTCTATGACTTTGAAGTCGAGTACCTGTGCGATTACAAAAAGATCCGCGTGAGTCTGGGGTGACTGTGGCCAGGGCAGAGGTGACTCAAGGAAGCTGGCTTcctgcccccctcctcccccattaCCCACATCTGTTTCCAAAAGCAGTTTTCTCCTCTGATCTTAAAAATGTAGGATTAGTAGGCCCtcttatcatctccattttacaggtgggaaaaCGAAGTGGCTTTCTGAGAGGGGCAGGAGCCAGAATGAATCCCTAAATAaatctctcctcccacctccctctgaaTACAAACCAATTGCAAAAATTGGGATGCTGAGCCCAGGAGTGGAGATAATGATAGCTAATGGTTttgatgatgatggacagggaaccctggcatgctgcagtccatggggtcgcaaagagtccaacacgactgagcgactgaactgaactgaactgaatggttttgAGCActttgtgtgccaggcactttcttttaGAAACTAATTTAATCCCACCAGCAACATTGTAAAATGGCAACTGTTTTAACTGGAGAACAGCCTGGAGCCAGAATGCTTCAGTTCACATCCAGGCTGTGTAACCCTGGAAAACTTAACCCAATTCTCTgtacttcattttcctcatctataaaatggggataattagcAGTATCTACCTTATATAGAGTTGTAAGGGTTAAATTAgctaataatacaaataaattgcTTAGAACAGTACCTTCTACATAATGAATGctagaaaaacatctgctctttttttcttatttacaggatgaggaaactgaggcccagtgaaGTTAAATAACTGCCTAAATTTGCACTACTAGGGAGCGGCAGATTCAGGATGTGTACCCAACGTGTTTAGTTGTAGAATCTGTGTAGTTAAACTCTATCCTATAGTGCCTCTCGGCAAGAAAAGATCcttctggctgctgtgtggagaacAGACCTAGGGGTGAGGGTGGAAGCAGAGGGACAAGTGAGGAGGCTGCTGCTGCACTCCAGGCGAGCAATGAGGGTGGTGACAGAGATTTGAAGTGTAGGGTTCTGGATGTAGCTTGAAGGATTTCCTGAGGGTGGATGTGGGGAGTGTGAGAAAAAGGAGTCAAAGATGACTCTGAGAGGTGAGGCTGAACAGCTAGCAGGAGGGAATAGGTTTGggagataaaattaaaagttggATTTAGACAGATAGTAAGGGGGAGAGAGGGATTTGAACCTAGTGAGCCTCACTCTGAAAGCCCATGTTTTTTAATCACTGCAAAGAGTCATTCTAGGAAAGGAGCGGTTTGGGTGTTGCCCACAGCCGTTGGGATGGAAGTGCCACAAGAGCTGGCCCAAGGGTCTTGTCTGTCACTTACAgtgcccccaccccttccccacccccccccaggAACAGGAGTATTACCTGGTAAAATGGCGTGGGTACCCAGACTCCGAGAGCACTTGGGAACCACGGCAGAATCTCAAGTGTGTGCGCATTCTCAAGCAGTTCCACAAGGACTTGGAAAGGGAGCTGCTCCGGCGGCACCACCGGTCAAAGCCACCCCGGCACCTGGACCCAAGCCTGGCCAACTACCTGGTGCAGAAGGCCAAGCAGAGGCGGGCACTCCGGCGCTGGGAGCAGGAGCTCAATGCCAAGCGCAGCCACCTGGGACGCATCACCGTGGAGAACGAAGTGGACCTGGATGGCCCCCCACGGGCCTTCGTGTACATCAACGAGTACCGTGTTGGTGAGGGCATCACCCTCAACCAGGTGGCTGTGGGCTGCGAGTGCCAGGACTGTCTGTGGGCACCGGCCGGAGGCTGCTGCCCTGGGGCGTCACTGCACAAGTTTGCCTACAATGACCAGGGCCAGGTGCGCCTGCGAGCCGGGCTGCCCATCTATGAGTGCAACTCCCGCTGCCGCTGTGGCTATGACTGCCCCAACCGCGTGGTACAGAAGGGCATCCGCTACGACCTCTGCATCTTCCGCACGGATGATGGACGCGGCTGGGGTGTCCGCACGCTGGAGAAGATCCGCAAGAACAGTTTCGTCATGGAGTACGTGGGCGAGGTAGGGAGACAGGGCTTGGTGGGTGTGTATGGCTCTCCCCACTGTGTGTTCCCACCCTGAGCGCCTGCCTCTCCCCGCTGTATGCCCGAAGCTCCCCTGCTTTCCGTGGGGGAAAGGTGTTGAGGGGGTAACCTGAGTGTGAGAGGGACATCCTGGCAGGGGCACATATTCCACGCTGGTAGTTAAAGGCATGTTGAAATACCTTCAAGCCGGGTTTACTTCATAAGGGTACCTAGCAAAGAGGTAAGTGGGAACTGAAATCCAGGCAGCATTCCTTTTAACAGGCCACATGGTCTGCACAGGATTGCATCATCTGAAAAGGCACTTCCTCTTCTCATTTCTTGAGGGTCCAGCTTATCACCAGGCAGTGTCTGCCCaggagcacttttttttttttttttttttactaatctGCACAAAAAGAACACAGTCTGCCTTGGGCGGGAAGCAGGGGCGGGGTTGGCTACCTCCTCCTCTAGCCACTGCAGGACACTGGGGCAAAGCTGATGCTGTGTTAGGCAGGCTGTCTGCATGCCAGACAACATCTTAGGGGCTTCACATGTTCTAAATCCATTTGCTCCTGTAACTGTCTACATGGGCATGTGGGTGGTATCCTTCCACCCAAATGGCATGGCTGCCTAGGTTCTTTCCCTCTTGTGCCTTTACCGTGGCTTTGAGCTGCCTCTGATCCTCAGTGTTGCCTGGTGGGTGGGCTGAGCGGGGCAGAAGGGGAGGTATCTAATGGGCCGGGCCAGGATATGGTGCATATCATGTCTGCCCACACCTATTGGCTGGAACCAAGTCATGGGCCTTACTTCAGTTCAAAGGCAGCTGCAAAGCATGATTCAGCCATATGCCCAAGTGGAAAACAAAAGGGGGTTGGGTGAATAACTAGCAGGTGTCTGCAACAGCAAGTTCCGAAGTGGGTCACGGTGGGCATTTGGGGTGAGACAGTTGTTACATAGGACTGTCTCATGCGTTGGGGAACATTTAACATCCCTGGACCGTGACCATTTAAATCCAAGAGTGTACCTTGTCACAGGGACAGCCCCAAACACCTCTGTATTTCTGTGGGTCTCTTGGGGTGTGATACAGCTGGGAGGTGACAGCATTGGCTATAGTGATAACAGTGATGAAGAGGAGAGGCTCCTGTTCTGAGGAATTTATGTGTGCGTGCTtaattgcttcagttatgtctgactctttgcgaccctacggactgtagcctgccaggctcctctgtccacgggattctccaggcaagaatacttgagtgggtttccatgccctcctccagggaatcttcctgacccagggatcaaagccatgtctcttaacatctcctgcattggcaggtgggttttttttttgtttttttttttaaaccactagcaccacctggaaagccctggagAACTATAGAGAGGGTCATAgccccagggggtggggggaacagaaACTGTCTAGAGACTGAGCAGTCCACACTTCAGAGGACCCTGACAGTCTGAACGAAGAGATAGCCACACCCCAGACAATCCTGGGGGTCGGGTGGAGTAAATGTCCATGTGTCGGAGGACTTGACAGTCTAGAGGAAGGAGGAGGCGGCCACAGCTCAGAGGGTTCCTGATAGTCTGTAGGAAGAGGTGGCTATGTCCCAGCACGACCCAAGGAAGAGGGCAAGCTCTccagaggaccctggcagtccGAGTTAAGAAGTGTCCACGCTCACGCTGCCCTGACAGGAAAGTGAAGTGTCCTTACCCCAGCGGCATAGTGACAGTCAAGAAGCTCAGGTGTACCAAAGAGGCTCTGACAGCCTGGAGGGAGTGTCCACACCCTCAGAGCCCTGACACTCCAATGGAGATATTTAGGTCTTAGAGGGAGAGCAACAGTGTGGAAGAGATGTCACAGCCCAGAGGGGTCGTAGCCATGCAGGGGAGGTGGCATTCACACCCACAGGAGTCAGCGGTCCTGAGGAAGTCCAGAGCAGGGGTGTACCTAGCTTCACCGCACTGGCTGTCTCTGGAGGAGTTGTCAGCAGCACAGGAAGATGCTGAcaggtgaggaggaggaagagtctTCAGCTCATTGGCAACCCCAAGGTCCCACGAGCCC
This window contains:
- the SUV39H1 gene encoding histone-lysine N-methyltransferase SUV39H1 (The RefSeq protein has 1 substitution compared to this genomic sequence), whose translation is MAESLKGCSVCCKSSWNQLQDLCRLAKLSCPALGISKRNLYDFEVEYLCDYKKIREQEYYLVKWRGYPDSESTWEPRQNLKCVRILKQFHKDLERELLRRHHRSKPPRHLDPSLANYLVQKAKQRRALRRWEQELNAKRSHLGRITVENEVDLDGPPRAFVYINEYRVGEGITLNQVAVGCECQDCLWAPAGGCCPGASLHKFAYNDQGQVRLRAGLPIYECNSRCRCGYDCPNRVVQKGIRYDLCIFRTDDGRGWGVRTLEKIRKNSFVMEYVGEIITSEEAERRGQIYDRQGATYLFDLDYVEDVYTVDAAYYGNISHFVNHSCDPNLQVYNVFIDNLDERLPRIAFFATRTIRAGEELTFDYNMQVDPVDMESTRMDSNFGLAGLPGSPKKRVRIECKCGTESCRKYLF